The genomic window AGTGCAAAGGTAAGAAGAGAAATTTAATATGCAATGCTTATTTGATTTCATTTGAAATTTTAATTTACATCGCTGTCTTCTTTGCAAAATGTTGAAATGAATAGCACCCACTAGGAGTGTTTTTCAGTTGGCCTTCCGTTTGAAGGGAGTGCAAAGGTAATAGCTAACTTGATAAATGCAATATTTTCTAGCTATTATTATATTAAATGAAAATTAATCATCACACAACACACTAACAACGTGTATAGTATATTTCAATAAATAATTAAATAAATTCAGGAACATATACTTTAACTACCGTTCCCTTACCCTTTATTGACTCTAAAGAGATCGTTCCTTTTAATACCTCAACGGCTTCTTTTACTATAAAAAGACCCAAACCTGTACCATCTCCTGTTTCACTTGCTCTATAGAACATGTCAAACACCTTTGATTGATCATTTTTTCCAATACCTTCACCATTATCTTCAAATGCAATCATAATACCTTTCTTCTCGGGATATATTTTGATATTTAAGAAATGGTTTTCCTTATCTACATCAAAGTACTTAATACTATTCGTGAATAGGTTTGTCAGAATACTCCTTATCCTATTCTTATCTGTATTAAAGCCTCTATTCATTTTAACCTCAATATTTAACTTCTGTTGAGGTAACATACTAAATTGATGAGTTGCAATAATTGATTTCAGTTCATCTTTAAGTGATACTGATTTAGGTTCAACTTTATTTCTGTTGTTTCTTAAAAACTCACCAAAATCTTTAATTAGATCTAAAATCCTATCTACATTTTTATCCATCATAGGTAAATAGGTTTGTTTTACAGTATCGGCAGTTTCCTTATTAGCAAGATTCAGCAAGCCTTTAATAGATGTAATAGGACCCTTTAGATCATGAGTAGTACTATATAAAAAGCGATCTAGTTCTTTATTGGTTACTTCTAGTTCATGATTTTTTTCTAGAAGCCCTTCTTCGTATTCTTTTCTTTTAGAGATATCATGAGCATTGAAGATAGTATATAAACGCCCTTTGATTTTAGCAAGATTAGCACTTAACTCTACATTTACGTAAACTCCATCTCTTCTTTTCATTCTCACCTCTATCTTTTGAGGTGCTGAAATATCTCCTCTTCTACACTGTTGTCGGTAGACAATCACTTTTCTTTGATCTTCTTTATGGAAAAAATCTATGATCACACTTCCTCTGAGATCAAAAAAGTTATTGTAACCGAGAAGTTTTTGTAACCCTCGATTATAATTTGCCACCCTGCCAGAATACTCTGCAATAAAACTATCTCTTGCTGCATTGATCATTGACTTCAGCCAAATCTTTTTACTCTTATTAGATTCCTCCTCTAGCTTTCTATCGGTAATGTCAGTAACGGCTCCTACAAAGCGTAATAGTTTTCCTTTTTTGTTGAAAATAGGTCTAGCTTGAATATTCAAATATTCAATTCCTGAGATTTCCTTCATACAATTATTACACCTTACATCTAGATCAATAGGTTGATGATGAATAGACAATTGTTTAACAGCCTCCATTAAAGGAAATTTATAGCTATTATAGATGTATTTAAATTGATGTCTTAATGAAGGTATTTGCTTTTCAGTACCGGCTGCTCCTAACATGTTAAACAAGTAGTCCGACCAATAATATCTTTGTTCGTCTACTTCATATACCCAATTACCTACTTTAGTGACTCTTTGAATCTCTTTCATGTAGGCTTCATGTCGTTTTAATTGAGTTAGGGCATTTTTCTGTTGAGAAATATCTTGTAAACCTCCATACAAACCAACTACCTTATTATGTCTAATAATTGGTCGTCCTGTAAGTCTCACCCATTGTTCTCCTTTATATTTTAGTCTAATACATAGTTCTAAATCAAAATCGTCTTGTTTCTTATAGGCATTTCTAAGAATTACCATCGCTTCTTTTCTTGATTTATTATCACACATTGATAACAAGAAAGATGGATTTTTTTCTACAAACTCTTTGGATACCCCTACTACTTGAGAAACCTCCTCTGTTACAAGCATTTTTTTAGAGAAACGATCATATACCCAACCACAAGCCTTGATTAGGCGTTGCATCTCTCTAAGAATATGACTATTTCTTTCTTTTTGAGTAATATTTTTTAGTGTCACAAACATTCCGAATGAATGATTTCCTAGAATTACTCGTTTGACATCCAATTCAAATAATAAAGACTCTCCGTCCTTTCTATTGATATCTAAGAATGTCTTTTCATTAATACTTGTCTTTAAATCTGATGATACGATTTGATGAAACTCTTTCTTTACATGTTCTCTTATGGATGAATGGACATATTCAAGAAATGAAACCCCAATTAATTCTTCTTGAGAATATTGCAGCAAGTCAGCTAAGTGCTTATTTACCTTACAAATTTTTGAGTATTGATCTACCAAAATATATCCAGTATTCCCTGAATTAAGCATTAGACTAAACATGTCTTCTACAGAGTTTCTAGCAGTAACATCTTTACATCTTACTAGACATGCATATACTTGATTTGCTTCATTGAAGATGGGCTGATAAATCGTTTTTACATAAACAGAATCATCATCTTTTGTGTAATAGGCTACTTCTGTAGTATATGTTTCTCCATTTAAGGCAGAGTTTATTCCTGTTTTTACTCTTTTAGATCGATTGTATAATGCTCTGTACTGATTAAGCAAACCTATTTCATTAGGGACTAACCTTTCTAAAAGATTAACCATAGCACTATTATAATCGATAAACTTATTCTCTTGGCTGACTAATGCTATCGCGTCTCTGGAGTCTTTGATTAATAATTGAATGATCGCATTTTGAGGAAAATGAGATAACTGGTTCTTTTCAAAAATATCAGGATAAATAAAATACCCTTCTATCGCATCTTCAATTATAATTGTTGATCGATTTCCTTCTTGATCATATAACTCTTTCTTAACTTTCTGACCTATCTCTAATTCATTGAAAGACCCTAGAAAAACTCCCTTCCATTCTATGGGACATAAATCAAAAAATGAATTGTATTTTAGGTGTTCATCCGTAATATCAAACAAAAAGATAGCCGCCTTATTTTCATTTAGTAATAAGAAGTCCTTTTTTTGTATTTGTAAAAAAGGGATTGTATTGTCTTTATCTATATTTGATAG from Flammeovirga agarivorans includes these protein-coding regions:
- a CDS encoding PAS domain S-box protein; the protein is MFKPSLLSNIDKDNTIPFLQIQKKDFLLLNENKAAIFLFDITDEHLKYNSFFDLCPIEWKGVFLGSFNELEIGQKVKKELYDQEGNRSTIIIEDAIEGYFIYPDIFEKNQLSHFPQNAIIQLLIKDSRDAIALVSQENKFIDYNSAMVNLLERLVPNEIGLLNQYRALYNRSKRVKTGINSALNGETYTTEVAYYTKDDDSVYVKTIYQPIFNEANQVYACLVRCKDVTARNSVEDMFSLMLNSGNTGYILVDQYSKICKVNKHLADLLQYSQEELIGVSFLEYVHSSIREHVKKEFHQIVSSDLKTSINEKTFLDINRKDGESLLFELDVKRVILGNHSFGMFVTLKNITQKERNSHILREMQRLIKACGWVYDRFSKKMLVTEEVSQVVGVSKEFVEKNPSFLLSMCDNKSRKEAMVILRNAYKKQDDFDLELCIRLKYKGEQWVRLTGRPIIRHNKVVGLYGGLQDISQQKNALTQLKRHEAYMKEIQRVTKVGNWVYEVDEQRYYWSDYLFNMLGAAGTEKQIPSLRHQFKYIYNSYKFPLMEAVKQLSIHHQPIDLDVRCNNCMKEISGIEYLNIQARPIFNKKGKLLRFVGAVTDITDRKLEEESNKSKKIWLKSMINAARDSFIAEYSGRVANYNRGLQKLLGYNNFFDLRGSVIIDFFHKEDQRKVIVYRQQCRRGDISAPQKIEVRMKRRDGVYVNVELSANLAKIKGRLYTIFNAHDISKRKEYEEGLLEKNHELEVTNKELDRFLYSTTHDLKGPITSIKGLLNLANKETADTVKQTYLPMMDKNVDRILDLIKDFGEFLRNNRNKVEPKSVSLKDELKSIIATHQFSMLPQQKLNIEVKMNRGFNTDKNRIRSILTNLFTNSIKYFDVDKENHFLNIKIYPEKKGIMIAFEDNGEGIGKNDQSKVFDMFYRASETGDGTGLGLFIVKEAVEVLKGTISLESIKGKGTVVKVYVPEFI